One Papaver somniferum cultivar HN1 chromosome 10, ASM357369v1, whole genome shotgun sequence genomic window carries:
- the LOC113316640 gene encoding F-box protein CPR1-like gives MHINHFNHPSPTDYEIFYYFEYDKNHDESITPVEGITKMNFTLPFKSYFRFIGSCQGLICLVKGRSVICNPITREYVMLPEIKGDWYDSLDLECIWMCGFCYVSSTDDYKVLRIYGGTKPWKVYIYTLGSDSGWRKLEEFDSTYNFHHLNDAGTIANECFYWMDDELKMIGTFDFIEEKFCEYLSPPPLPPHRHSDWCYSHIGVLDGFLYFISNLNINHKFRDLWLLKTKNDIGLDENQSLGWSQEFRIDRSILLAVAKKYGAFNLYWYHLNSYDINASTSERLVELKERKCRLIAHKKSLVSFKELGERDTQTMEQLKETRKP, from the coding sequence ATGCACATAAATCATTTCAATCATCCTTCTCCTACTGATTATGAAATCTTTTACTATTTTGAATATGATAAGAATCATGATGAGTCAATAACACCTGTTGAGGGAATCACAAAGATGAATTTTACACTTCCATTTAAGAgttattttaggtttattggttcaTGTCAAGGTTTGATATGTCTTGTTAAAGGACGATCTGTTATTTGTAACCCTATCACTAGGGAATATGTGATGCTTCCAGAAATTAAGGGAGATTGGTATGACAGTTTGGATCTGGAATGTATTTGGATGTGTGGATTCTGTTATGTTTCTTCCACAGACGATTATAAAGTTTTACGAATATATGGAGGGACGAAACCTTGGAAAGTGTACATATACACCCTGGGCTCTGACAGTGGATGGAGAAAACTTGAAGAGTTCGATTCTACATACAATTTCCATCATTTGAATGATGCTGGTACCATTGCCAATGAATGTTTTTATTGGATGGATGATGAATTAAAAATGATTGGTACCTTTGATTTCATTGAGGAAAAGTTTTGTGAATATCTTTCACCACCTCCTTTGCCACCACATAGACATAGTGATTGGTGTTATTCTCACATAGGGGTTTTGGATGGGtttttgtattttattagtaACCTGAATATTAATCACAAATTCCGTGACTTATGGCTATTAAAAACGAAGAATGACATAGGGCTAGATGAAAATCAGTCGTTGGGTTGGAGTCAAGAGTTTAGGATTGACAGAAGCATATTATTAGCAGTTGCAAAGAAATATGGTGCTTTCAACTTATACTGGTACCACCTCAACAGTTATGACATAAATGCTTCAACGTCAGAAAGGCTTGTGGAACTTAAGGAAAGGAAATGTAGACTTATCGCGCACAAGAAAAGCTTGGTTTCGTTCAAAGAATTAGGGGAACGAGATACACAAACAATGGAGCAGTTGAAGGAGACAAGAAAGCCTTGA